The nucleotide sequence AGTAGCTGAATTTTTCTTGTCATGCCATCCTTCAATACACTATACTAAGTATGATACTATACCATTAATACTGGTGTAAAGTTTGCATGGAGGTGGCAATGTCTGAAAACAAACACTATGGACGTCAGATTTTTCTGAGTCTGTTTCTTACCGTATTTCTTCTCTTGGCTGGCCTCTATCTTGCTTCACGGTATTTGTTGCCACTCTATGATGTCAATCAACAACAGATTTATGACATATTAGTCAAGTTGTTTCCCATCCTTCTCGGTCTCGTCATGATTGAGGTCGGAGTTATGATCGCTCGCAGGAGAGATGAGGAGTATGCTGACCAAGTTGACAAGCTCCCTCCCAATGCTTATGACAAACCATTCTACACCCTTCCCGGTGATGATCCCAGCCACCTTCACAGTGACGAGTTATTGCTCAGCCAACAGAGAGTGCAGCCAAAATATTCCCAAATACAAAATACCATTGAAGAAGATGACGCTGAGCTGAAGCCACAGGCGGTTGCTTCCGTTGAACCAATGGTTCCCAGTGAAGAACAGACAATGGTGGAACGCTTTGAAATGGCAGAACAAGAACAGGAACCAGTGGTGCCAGAAGCAAAGATTGCTGAGCCTGTTACTGAGAATATTACCTACAACACCGATTTTGATACTATCCTAGAAATGGAATTGGACAACTCCAAGGAGATGGATTATGACCTTACACTGGTCATGATTGAAGTAACGGAAGGTCCTGCTGCCCTCATTGCAAACAAATTGATGATGCTTAGCGGGGAACTTGCCTACAGCTTCACGCTTGAAGGTGGAAAAATTGCCATGGTCCTCCCCTTTTACAATGGAGATGAGGCACGCTCTTTCACTCTCTCTATAATCGAGAGTTGCCAGAAAGAGTTCTCAGGTTCTTCATTGCAACTAGGATTTGCATCACGGAATGGAAGAATTGTTGACAAGGAACAACTGCTGCATGAAGCACAGAGTGCCTGCAGCAGCAACTGGGAAGAAAACTAATCCTTCAAAGGAATCTCAAAACTCATCCTATCCTTGGTCAGTATCGTATCAGGGAAGATTTTTTTGGCATCCTTAAGCAAGAAACGTAGTTCTCTGTCCCCATATCGTGGACTGTAATGAAGGAGACCAAGCTTGGCCACCTCTGCATCTTTTGCAATTTGAGCAGCTTGACCTGCAGTCATATGCTTTTTCTCATATGCAGTCTCTTCCATATCGGAGGTAAACATCCCTTCACAAAGCAGGAGATCACTATGCTCTACTTCCTTTGCAATGGATGAAAGATACAGAGAATCAGTGACGTAACTGAATTTTCTACCTCCACGCTTCTCTCCCATCACATCTGTACTGGAGACTACTCTTCCATCACTGAGGGTAACAGTTTCTCCTCTTTGTAATTTTCCCCAGAGCGGGCCTACCGGTATTCCCAGTTTCTGTGCTTTTTCTGGATGGAACTCCCCCGGACGGTCTTTCTCCTGCATGACATATCCCAAACAAGGTTTGGTATGATTGA is from uncultured Sphaerochaeta sp. and encodes:
- a CDS encoding ribonuclease Z; translation: MNFEVFVLGTSGMMPLPNRFLTSAMVRRDGELFLFDCGEGTQVSLKMLNLKWKKIHSIFISHMHADHVTGLPGILMLSSQVDRDEPLTLYGPPKLKEYVDANRRILDMYINYEIIVKAVEPGVILETDDFIVRAFRLNHTKPCLGYVMQEKDRPGEFHPEKAQKLGIPVGPLWGKLQRGETVTLSDGRVVSSTDVMGEKRGGRKFSYVTDSLYLSSIAKEVEHSDLLLCEGMFTSDMEETAYEKKHMTAGQAAQIAKDAEVAKLGLLHYSPRYGDRELRFLLKDAKKIFPDTILTKDRMSFEIPLKD